Proteins found in one Pagrus major chromosome 20, Pma_NU_1.0 genomic segment:
- the lcmt1 gene encoding leucine carboxyl methyltransferase 1: MAARQPFTDTDTSDEAVRATCDDATTCKRFATSKSYWKDPYIQYFARSVGERKAPEINRGYYARVKGVNHLLDAFIRKAECDCQVINVGAGLDTTFWRLKDENLLPRKFFEVDFPAVVARKIHNIKTKPPLSKPLIETHSTDSLLLDAHSLDSDRFCIIGADLRDISNLDEKLKKFQLNPELPTLLLSECVLVYMTPSQSSNLVRWAADTFHTAMFINYEQVNMSDRFGQVMIENLQRRQCTLAGVEICQSLDSQKERFLKTGWEHADALDMMTVYSMLPQDDVGRIERLEFLDERELLQQLLQHYSICWATKDKLNLGLSQLAF; encoded by the exons ATGGCAGCTCGGCAACCTTTCACAGACACGGATACTTCAGATGAGGCAGTGAGGGCGACCTGCGACGATGCAACCACATGCAAAAG GTTTGCTACCAGTAAAAGCTACTGGAAGGACCCTTATATCCAGTATTTTGCAAGATCTGTAGGGGAGCGGAAGGCACCTGAAATCAACAGAG GTTACTATGCCCGTGTGAAAGGAGTTAACCATCTCCTCGACGCGTTTATTAGGAAAGCAGAGTGCGACTGTCAAGTAATCAACGTGGGTGCTGGACTGGACACAACATTTTGGAGACTAAAG gatgaAAACCTCCTGCCACGGAAGTTCTTTGAAGTTGACTTTCCAGCAGTTGTGGCCAGGAAAATACACAATATTAA GACAAAACCGCCACTCTCCAAACCCCTCATTGAAACCCACTCCACAGACTCCTTACTCTTAG ATGCCCACAGCCTCGACTCGGACCGTTTCTGTATCATTGGGGCCGACCTCAGAGACATCTCTAATTTGGATGAAAAACTGAAGAAGTTCCAGCTTAATCCAGA ATTACCCACATTGCTCCTGTCAGAGTGTGTGCTGGTCTACATGACGCCCTCCCAGTCCTCCAATCTAGTTCGCTGGGCAGCAGACACCTTCCACACTGCCATGTTCATCAATTATGAACAG GTGAACATGAGTGATCGATTCGGCCAGGTGATGATTGAGAACCTGCAGCGTCGCCAGTGCACCCTGGCAGGAGTGGAGATCTGCCAGTCTCTGGATTCTCAG AAAGAGCGGTTTCTGAAAACAGGCTGGGAACATGCCGATGCTCTGGACATGATGACTGTCTACAGTATGCTGCCCCAGGATGATGTGGGGCG AATTGAGCGTCTGGAGTTCCTGGATGAGCGGGAGCTGTTGCAACAACTTCTTCAACACTACAGCATCTGCTGGGCCACAAAGGATAAACTCAACCTGG GTCTGTCTCAGTTGGCATTTTGA